From the genome of Novipirellula caenicola, one region includes:
- a CDS encoding efflux RND transporter periplasmic adaptor subunit produces MSRRDPNTIDLAEQPIRLASDLRFWPIQQRGQTVYRIEIPSRHQFFHVGYHEYVFLSLLDGNTTVPQACGLAAATLGSQAPTTEQAQSIVHWLLENELGYLVEGDSPPRTDDGESRATESRFSLASLNPFWMKVPLLTSQRWIAAIADSLRGVFSPAAMVLGILLMVAGIACMAFQWDRFWDQSAQVWSRSNWVWLISFWVALKCVHELAHAVACHRQGAHAREVGVVFVLFAPLAYVDVTSCWRLNSKWSRIAVSAAGMYVELVIASVALIVWSLVDSPSLSFLLHRLVFTAGISTILFNANALMRFDSYYMLSDWLEIPNLYSVSSQAVEQLFRRMLVGTAPPISSLRGWRRCFVLVYGIAALLWRIVICATLLLAASTMFSGAGIVLAALGIWMFFLRPLKRYARSALSLLQTDLAAFCRACVVGGGLAAATAALVGWMPIPTSSHAAGVVRFAPETRVRSRVDGFVRHVYVRDQDSVAQGDLLMEIENRELTHHRDRLQIEKQQIEIKIRQAIDKKETSERIVLQDHLKSVQQQYDQIAQQCDSLRVTAPRDGVVMTRGLDQCVGKFVHQGDLLLTVALPEDKEVMAVVSQSQIEQARPAVGNNVFVRYDVHRHATAYFEKLEPRATDRLVVASLASIEGGPLSVQSPDTASDSASDRDLRLLEPHFVGRVSLDEHAANVLPAGLRVEVELNHKTDPLLRRASDKITRLWHSLQQESLR; encoded by the coding sequence ATGTCGCGACGAGATCCCAATACCATTGATTTGGCCGAGCAACCGATTCGGCTAGCTTCGGATCTGCGTTTCTGGCCAATCCAGCAGCGCGGCCAGACGGTGTATCGCATCGAGATCCCTTCGCGACACCAATTTTTCCACGTCGGTTACCACGAGTACGTCTTTTTGTCGCTGTTGGATGGCAATACGACTGTCCCGCAAGCGTGTGGACTTGCCGCGGCAACGCTGGGCAGCCAAGCACCGACGACCGAACAAGCCCAATCGATCGTCCACTGGTTGCTCGAAAACGAACTCGGGTACTTGGTCGAGGGTGATTCGCCGCCGCGAACCGATGATGGCGAATCGCGAGCGACCGAGTCCCGCTTTTCGCTTGCCTCGCTAAATCCCTTTTGGATGAAAGTGCCGCTGCTGACATCGCAGCGCTGGATTGCGGCGATCGCAGATTCGCTGCGCGGGGTGTTTTCTCCCGCTGCGATGGTGTTGGGAATCCTGCTGATGGTTGCGGGGATCGCCTGCATGGCGTTTCAGTGGGACCGTTTCTGGGATCAGTCGGCGCAGGTTTGGAGTCGCTCGAATTGGGTTTGGCTGATATCGTTCTGGGTGGCGCTGAAGTGCGTTCATGAATTGGCCCACGCGGTCGCGTGCCATCGACAGGGTGCTCATGCACGCGAAGTCGGCGTGGTCTTTGTCCTGTTCGCTCCGTTGGCCTACGTGGATGTCACCAGTTGTTGGCGATTGAATAGCAAGTGGTCGCGGATCGCCGTTTCGGCGGCCGGAATGTACGTCGAACTGGTGATCGCATCGGTCGCTCTGATCGTGTGGTCCTTGGTGGATTCCCCGTCGCTCTCGTTCTTACTGCACCGCTTGGTCTTTACCGCCGGAATCTCGACGATCTTGTTCAACGCAAATGCATTGATGCGTTTCGATAGCTACTACATGTTGTCGGATTGGTTGGAAATTCCCAACTTGTATTCGGTTTCGTCGCAAGCGGTCGAGCAGTTGTTTCGCCGAATGTTGGTGGGGACGGCACCGCCGATCAGTTCGCTACGCGGATGGCGTCGGTGTTTTGTACTGGTCTATGGGATTGCCGCACTGCTTTGGCGGATCGTCATTTGTGCGACCTTGCTGCTTGCCGCGTCGACGATGTTTTCCGGAGCCGGAATCGTATTGGCGGCATTAGGAATTTGGATGTTTTTCCTGCGTCCGCTGAAACGCTATGCTCGCAGTGCACTGAGTTTGCTGCAGACGGATCTCGCCGCGTTTTGCCGAGCCTGTGTCGTTGGCGGTGGATTGGCCGCTGCAACGGCTGCATTGGTTGGCTGGATGCCGATTCCCACATCGTCTCATGCCGCGGGCGTGGTTCGCTTTGCTCCTGAAACACGGGTTCGCAGCCGCGTCGATGGCTTTGTTCGTCACGTTTACGTTCGCGACCAAGACTCCGTGGCCCAGGGCGATCTGTTGATGGAGATCGAAAACCGTGAATTGACCCATCATCGCGATCGACTGCAGATCGAAAAACAGCAGATTGAAATCAAAATTCGGCAAGCAATCGACAAAAAGGAAACGAGCGAGCGGATAGTTTTGCAGGACCATCTAAAATCGGTTCAACAACAATACGACCAAATTGCACAGCAATGTGATTCATTGCGAGTCACCGCGCCTCGCGACGGCGTCGTGATGACTCGCGGCCTTGATCAGTGTGTGGGCAAGTTTGTTCATCAAGGCGACTTGTTGCTGACGGTCGCACTGCCCGAGGACAAAGAGGTGATGGCGGTGGTCAGCCAATCGCAGATTGAACAAGCTCGTCCCGCCGTGGGAAACAACGTTTTTGTGCGGTACGACGTGCACCGCCACGCGACGGCCTACTTTGAAAAACTCGAACCGCGAGCGACCGATCGGCTGGTCGTTGCATCGCTGGCGTCGATCGAAGGAGGACCACTCAGCGTGCAAAGTCCCGATACGGCTTCGGACTCCGCTTCGGATCGTGACCTGCGATTGCTGGAACCTCATTTTGTCGGCCGTGTCAGCTTGGACGAGCATGCCGCAAACGTGCTGCCCGCCGGATTGCGAGTGGAGGTGGAACTAAACCACAAAACCGACCCGCTACTGCGTCGTGCGTCGGACAAAATCACTCGGTTGTGGCACTCGCTGCAGCAAGAATCGCTGCGATAG
- a CDS encoding efflux RND transporter periplasmic adaptor subunit has product MPVKPPNQPYVSTSLAGDSGPLRDHERSSSQNDGGAFVNSTNAAGLIDDRLRVLSVAIELQLQLDSRANLNEAADDVANQLGQTLAASRVYVAWRPVGADNDATHPMQIVGQYPSRDSSRETESDRLLTAAIDEIAMRGDWSHWPIHDHTNRHSLMAVSQFVNAADVHRLTAVCLSDDDGDIRGVLLVLDDDVDRSVTTQLMDVLRFPVLSKFQSIERSTPSWLERLVRRIAELGDRVRGPIALYAAIVIGGIMCFPVHYHVRCDCELQPIARRYLASPIDGPLEKTFVRPGDRVSEGDLVARIDAREIEYKLAGLRAEWSGAKQQRNRHVVQHDFAASKIAELESDRLKLEMDLLEYHRGNLEIRSPIDGIVVSGDHHESVGAPLQQGDTLFEIAPLGEMMVEVAVDEREFPYVDSGMPVQVTLHALPGHPVEGKIQRVHPQAELKNHQNVFIAESKIQDPENVMRPGMRGHAWVKSDRHPLGWVLFHRLYASLRSMIGW; this is encoded by the coding sequence ATGCCGGTTAAACCGCCGAACCAGCCGTACGTATCGACATCGCTTGCGGGCGATTCGGGACCGCTGCGCGATCACGAACGATCGTCAAGTCAAAACGATGGCGGGGCGTTCGTTAACAGTACCAACGCGGCTGGTTTGATCGATGACCGACTGCGCGTTTTGTCCGTTGCGATTGAGCTGCAGTTGCAATTGGATTCTCGCGCCAATTTAAACGAAGCCGCCGACGATGTTGCAAACCAGCTTGGTCAGACGCTAGCGGCATCACGCGTGTATGTGGCATGGCGTCCCGTCGGTGCGGATAACGATGCGACACACCCGATGCAGATCGTGGGACAGTACCCTTCGCGGGACTCATCACGCGAAACGGAATCAGACCGACTGCTGACCGCCGCGATTGACGAAATCGCAATGCGAGGCGATTGGAGTCACTGGCCGATCCATGATCATACGAATCGCCATTCGCTGATGGCGGTGTCGCAATTCGTCAACGCTGCTGATGTCCATCGTTTGACAGCGGTCTGTCTAAGCGACGATGATGGTGACATCCGCGGCGTTTTGCTTGTGCTGGATGATGACGTCGATCGCTCGGTGACCACGCAATTGATGGATGTGTTGCGGTTTCCCGTGCTCAGCAAATTTCAATCGATCGAGCGTTCGACCCCGAGTTGGTTGGAGCGGCTCGTTCGACGCATCGCCGAACTTGGCGACCGAGTTCGCGGTCCAATCGCGTTGTACGCGGCGATCGTGATCGGCGGGATCATGTGTTTTCCGGTTCACTACCACGTTCGCTGCGATTGCGAGTTACAGCCGATCGCACGACGCTACCTCGCTTCGCCGATCGATGGTCCACTGGAAAAAACATTCGTTCGCCCCGGGGATCGTGTCAGCGAAGGCGATTTGGTCGCTCGCATTGACGCACGAGAGATCGAGTACAAATTAGCCGGACTTCGTGCCGAATGGAGTGGTGCCAAACAGCAGCGGAATCGGCATGTCGTCCAGCACGATTTCGCAGCCAGTAAGATTGCCGAACTCGAGTCGGATCGCCTGAAACTCGAGATGGATCTGTTGGAATATCACCGAGGAAACTTGGAAATCCGCAGCCCGATCGATGGCATCGTCGTCAGCGGTGATCACCACGAAAGTGTCGGTGCGCCATTGCAACAAGGAGACACGCTGTTCGAAATCGCGCCGCTGGGCGAGATGATGGTTGAAGTTGCCGTCGACGAACGCGAGTTTCCCTATGTCGATTCGGGGATGCCGGTCCAGGTGACACTACATGCGCTGCCCGGACACCCGGTCGAGGGCAAGATTCAACGGGTTCATCCGCAAGCGGAATTGAAGAACCATCAAAACGTATTCATTGCCGAGTCCAAGATTCAAGATCCCGAGAATGTGATGCGTCCCGGGATGCGGGGGCATGCTTGGGTCAAAAGCGATCGTCATCCGCTAGGTTGGGTTTTGTTCCATCGGTTGTACGCGTCCCTTCGCTCGATGATCGGGTGGTAA
- a CDS encoding preprotein translocase subunit SecA: protein MIASFWNPTSRAKQAEATSRRIGCENWVRQHIAAARERSLELKDASREDLIALTDQLRWAARSQPIETLFTPAAAVVIESIRQTFGIELFDVQLHAGLVIASDAVAEMQTGEGKTLSGVLPAFLKSLTGRGVHVITPNCYLAQRDQEKLNPVFSRLGVTTGILTEQADSSANRKAYQADVTYGPAHAFGFDYLRDQIAIGDGSFAVYDRIRNRLPMSEKIQRPLHAAIIDEIDNVLIDDAVSPLILSSRSDQPATDAELHRIACVVAKRLECDRHYVVDASQRIVQLTESGFQTVYKDRDLAVHPHLVRPWHEYVTLAIRVKSFFRRDVDYVVCDRKIKIVDASTGRIFDDRTWSGGLHQAAEAAERLPITTETRSLARITRQRYFRYYPSIAGMTGTARGCEREFASVYGLPVQPIPLRIATRRVMLPDCVTRTMKEKWQAIAKETQQLHQLGRPVLIGTSAISESNAVANALENLDLKFELLNGVQDADEASVIGRAGQTGAITVATNLAGRGTDIALDSVSRELGGLHVIVSQRSELARVDRQLIGRGARCGDPGSARIYISAEDDLIRLHAPWIARSLLRSDPNAPHCMPKIKRQLQKAQTNQQRRDAMLRLRLLQQDNQTATLLRRQRNRSGSC from the coding sequence ATGATCGCTTCGTTTTGGAATCCCACCAGTCGAGCGAAGCAGGCGGAAGCGACGTCGCGACGGATTGGCTGCGAAAATTGGGTGCGGCAACACATCGCCGCCGCACGTGAACGATCGCTCGAATTGAAGGATGCTTCGCGCGAGGACTTGATCGCGTTGACCGATCAGCTTCGCTGGGCTGCCCGCTCACAACCGATCGAAACCTTGTTCACCCCCGCCGCCGCAGTGGTGATCGAATCAATTCGCCAAACCTTTGGTATCGAACTGTTTGACGTCCAACTGCATGCGGGATTGGTGATCGCATCGGATGCGGTTGCTGAGATGCAGACCGGCGAGGGGAAAACGCTGTCGGGCGTCTTGCCTGCGTTTTTGAAATCGCTGACCGGACGTGGCGTTCACGTGATCACCCCCAACTGCTATTTGGCCCAGCGAGACCAAGAAAAATTGAACCCTGTGTTTTCACGTTTAGGAGTCACCACCGGAATCTTGACCGAACAAGCGGACTCGTCGGCCAACCGTAAAGCGTACCAAGCCGATGTCACCTATGGTCCCGCTCACGCATTTGGATTCGATTATCTGCGTGACCAAATTGCAATCGGGGATGGTTCGTTTGCGGTGTATGACCGGATTCGAAACCGGTTGCCAATGAGCGAAAAGATTCAGCGACCGCTGCATGCCGCCATCATTGACGAAATCGACAACGTGTTGATCGACGATGCGGTTTCCCCGTTGATTCTTAGCAGCCGTAGTGATCAACCGGCGACCGATGCCGAACTGCACCGGATCGCCTGTGTCGTTGCGAAACGACTGGAATGCGATCGTCATTATGTTGTCGATGCGTCGCAGCGGATCGTCCAGCTAACCGAATCCGGATTTCAAACGGTATACAAAGACCGCGATTTGGCGGTGCATCCACATCTCGTTCGTCCTTGGCACGAATACGTCACCCTTGCGATTCGCGTCAAATCTTTTTTTCGGCGTGATGTCGACTACGTCGTCTGTGATCGAAAGATCAAAATTGTCGACGCATCCACGGGCCGCATCTTTGATGACCGAACGTGGTCTGGCGGATTGCACCAGGCGGCCGAGGCGGCCGAGCGACTTCCGATCACCACCGAAACACGGTCATTGGCGCGTATCACTCGGCAGCGTTACTTTCGCTATTACCCATCGATCGCGGGCATGACCGGTACCGCGCGGGGTTGTGAACGTGAATTTGCATCGGTTTACGGATTACCCGTCCAACCCATTCCGCTGCGAATCGCCACCCGGCGTGTCATGCTGCCTGACTGTGTGACCCGCACGATGAAGGAAAAATGGCAGGCGATTGCCAAGGAAACGCAACAACTGCATCAGCTCGGACGACCTGTGTTGATCGGCACTTCGGCGATCAGCGAGAGCAATGCGGTGGCCAACGCACTAGAAAATCTTGACTTGAAGTTCGAACTGCTCAATGGCGTCCAAGACGCAGACGAAGCCAGCGTTATCGGGCGTGCCGGACAAACCGGGGCGATCACCGTGGCGACGAATTTGGCGGGACGAGGCACCGACATCGCCCTCGACTCGGTTTCACGCGAACTCGGAGGGCTTCACGTGATTGTGTCGCAACGAAGTGAACTCGCTCGCGTCGACCGGCAATTGATCGGACGTGGTGCCCGTTGTGGTGACCCCGGTTCGGCTCGGATCTACATTTCGGCCGAAGACGATTTGATTCGGCTGCACGCCCCATGGATCGCACGGTCACTGTTGCGATCCGACCCCAACGCACCGCACTGCATGCCCAAAATCAAGCGACAACTACAAAAAGCCCAAACGAATCAACAACGCCGCGACGCCATGCTGCGATTGCGATTGCTGCAACAAGACAACCAAACCGCCACCCTATTACGGCGACAAAGAAATCGTAGTGGATCTTGCTAA
- a CDS encoding TolC family protein, which yields MTCTLAHAQYPVDARVDALQSATENHAVSSLDPYRARATLLPDTVPNQFASDTSDIPVQPVAPMWWETPVGDSIGLAENTMPVDIHSLIEMALVSSPYIQAILTEPQIQRTEITIADAEFDSLSFVESKFADTNDPVGSRLTTGDNSDRFRDETLSGAAGLRRKMRAGGQFEMSQQAGYQANNSTFLTPNPQGTTRLEFSFTQPLMKDRGTTFNQTRILLAQLEVGEINAEVRANLENHLVDVARAYWDLFQARADWLQRSRLLESANHLYQILLSRKGVDSQQRQILRAGVAVAGRRSDLIRAEARIRNAQSRLRMLTGSEQLRFADQQELTPQDHPFTIPVELSLRESVFTALEHRADINQSIRKIQATSARVGAARNQVLPRLDLILSSYVAGLDGDRSSLRAFENQFSDGRPTYAAGFLFELPAGNRASRARLNRSRLEMTRAMYEFQQTTEVAFAEVEIAARETQTAFAEMVVKQQSIVAQKREVDYLQQRWELLPDPNESAILLIDDLLDAQERLADEERAYVNAQVAYVMSWVNLRKAMGMLLRFDHFSTQDVTGEIGAADSYLDRDSADQLYGNESFDEETLMGSWYETSGPSERAP from the coding sequence ATGACATGCACCCTGGCGCACGCACAATATCCGGTCGATGCGCGAGTCGATGCACTGCAAAGTGCGACGGAAAACCATGCCGTCAGCTCGCTGGATCCCTATCGAGCCCGGGCGACGCTGCTGCCCGATACCGTACCGAATCAATTTGCTAGCGACACGTCTGACATTCCTGTTCAACCCGTGGCGCCGATGTGGTGGGAAACGCCGGTGGGTGATTCGATCGGGTTGGCCGAGAACACGATGCCCGTCGACATCCACTCGCTGATCGAGATGGCGTTGGTCTCGTCGCCCTACATCCAAGCCATTCTGACCGAGCCGCAGATTCAGCGTACCGAAATCACCATTGCGGACGCCGAATTTGATTCGCTCAGTTTTGTCGAATCCAAGTTCGCGGATACCAATGATCCGGTCGGCAGCCGATTGACCACCGGAGACAACTCGGACCGATTCCGTGACGAAACGCTCAGCGGCGCCGCAGGTCTTCGCCGGAAAATGCGAGCGGGCGGGCAATTCGAAATGTCACAACAGGCCGGTTACCAAGCAAACAACTCAACCTTTTTGACGCCAAACCCGCAAGGCACAACACGGCTTGAATTCAGTTTTACGCAGCCGTTGATGAAAGATCGCGGAACAACGTTCAATCAGACGCGTATTCTGTTGGCGCAATTGGAAGTTGGCGAGATCAATGCCGAGGTCCGAGCTAATCTCGAAAACCATCTTGTCGATGTGGCTCGCGCTTACTGGGACCTCTTTCAAGCTCGCGCCGATTGGTTGCAGCGCAGCCGACTACTCGAATCGGCGAACCATCTGTACCAAATTCTGTTGTCGCGAAAAGGCGTCGATTCACAACAACGTCAAATCTTGCGCGCCGGTGTCGCGGTGGCGGGACGTCGATCCGATTTGATTCGAGCCGAAGCTCGCATTCGCAATGCTCAATCGCGGCTGCGAATGTTGACCGGCAGTGAGCAACTACGATTCGCCGACCAGCAAGAACTGACACCCCAGGATCATCCCTTCACGATCCCGGTGGAATTGTCGCTGCGTGAATCGGTCTTCACCGCGTTAGAGCACCGAGCGGACATCAATCAGTCGATTCGCAAGATCCAAGCCACTTCGGCACGTGTGGGAGCCGCTCGCAATCAAGTATTGCCGCGATTGGATTTGATCCTTAGCAGCTATGTCGCGGGACTTGATGGTGATCGCAGTTCGCTGCGAGCGTTTGAAAATCAGTTTAGCGATGGCCGACCCACGTACGCAGCCGGATTCTTGTTTGAATTGCCGGCCGGAAATCGTGCCAGTCGTGCTAGGTTGAATCGCAGCCGGCTGGAAATGACGCGGGCGATGTACGAGTTCCAACAAACGACCGAGGTGGCGTTTGCCGAGGTCGAGATCGCCGCGCGTGAAACGCAAACCGCGTTCGCCGAGATGGTGGTGAAACAGCAATCGATCGTTGCGCAAAAACGCGAGGTCGATTATCTGCAGCAGCGATGGGAATTGCTGCCCGATCCCAACGAATCCGCCATCTTGTTAATCGATGACCTGCTTGATGCTCAAGAGCGACTTGCCGATGAAGAACGTGCCTATGTCAACGCCCAGGTTGCCTATGTGATGTCATGGGTGAATTTGCGAAAAGCCATGGGGATGTTGCTGCGATTCGACCATTTTTCCACCCAAGATGTCACGGGTGAAATCGGCGCGGCCGACTCGTACCTTGACCGTGACTCCGCGGACCAACTGTATGGCAACGAATCGTTTGACGAAGAGACGTTGATGGGCAGTTGGTATGAAACGAGTGGTCCGTCAGAGAGGGCGCCATGA
- a CDS encoding efflux RND transporter periplasmic adaptor subunit yields MNLTSHRISFALMTTWMVSSSLLTAGVVMAGEAESFTEPYKRVDVPAAEIGVLAEIRVTEGDEVYPTQLLAQLDDSVLRASLEVAKSAKDATGSRLGATLELESRQKQLASYKELRERGNASVRELDRSETEYQQAKSRLQSINEELEVRRLEYERVKAQIKQRRIESPIAGVVVEIRKDQGEFVSPTDPVVMQIVQLNNLKAVFSIPLDAASQLAVDQQVTLLVGHNSVPTAAVIEYVSPVADAESGSVRVKIRIPNPDRQLQSGVVARWHYPDTAAGNNGVVGDRTPSISHFDASPSMGYSPR; encoded by the coding sequence ATGAACCTAACTTCCCACCGCATTTCATTTGCACTGATGACCACGTGGATGGTGTCGTCGAGTTTATTGACCGCGGGCGTCGTGATGGCGGGCGAAGCCGAGAGTTTCACCGAGCCCTATAAACGCGTCGACGTGCCGGCAGCCGAGATCGGGGTGCTCGCCGAGATTCGGGTCACCGAGGGCGACGAGGTCTATCCGACTCAATTGCTCGCCCAGCTCGACGACTCGGTGCTAAGAGCATCTTTAGAGGTCGCGAAGTCGGCCAAAGACGCAACCGGCTCACGACTGGGGGCCACCTTGGAACTCGAAAGTCGTCAAAAACAACTGGCCAGCTACAAAGAGCTGCGTGAACGAGGCAACGCTTCGGTGCGAGAACTTGACCGCAGTGAAACCGAATACCAGCAAGCCAAATCTCGATTGCAATCGATCAACGAAGAACTCGAGGTGCGAAGGCTTGAGTACGAGCGAGTCAAGGCACAGATCAAACAACGTCGCATCGAATCACCAATCGCGGGTGTCGTGGTCGAAATTCGCAAAGACCAAGGCGAATTCGTCTCGCCCACCGACCCGGTGGTCATGCAAATTGTGCAGCTCAATAATCTGAAAGCGGTCTTTTCGATTCCGCTCGATGCGGCATCACAGCTTGCAGTCGATCAACAAGTCACGTTGTTGGTTGGACACAACTCAGTCCCCACGGCCGCAGTGATCGAATATGTCTCGCCCGTCGCCGACGCAGAGAGCGGTTCGGTGCGTGTCAAAATCCGCATTCCCAACCCGGACCGTCAATTGCAAAGCGGGGTTGTGGCTCGCTGGCACTACCCTGACACCGCCGCTGGGAACAACGGGGTGGTTGGCGACCGGACGCCCAGTATTAGCCATTTCGATGCGTCACCATCGATGGGTTATTCTCCTCGCTAG